In one Musa acuminata AAA Group cultivar baxijiao chromosome BXJ2-5, Cavendish_Baxijiao_AAA, whole genome shotgun sequence genomic region, the following are encoded:
- the LOC103986253 gene encoding RNA demethylase ALKBH10B: protein MAAAAGAGDATAVYARDAMIAWFRGEFAAANAIIDELCGHLAQIEGGEEYEAAFAAIHRRRLNWIPVLHLQKYFSIADVSAELRLVVANRAAAASFAPDDPPAEEEPAAPEAVVADPKVAVEEEATAAAEEKPSGDSSDQRGVEDGEAYGGPQEAPSSSDKADVKAEVDGSVRPERIKISKGFVAKESVKGHMVNVVKGLKLYEHIFTDSELLTLSEFVDELRLAGRGGELPGETYIFFNKEMKGNKREIIQLGVPLFQSTTEAASNIEPIPSELQTVIDHLVQWRLIPETRKPDSCIINFFDEDEHSQPYFKPPHLDNPISTLVLSETTIAFGRSLVSDHEGNYKGSLTVPIKQGSLLVMRGNSADMARHVVCASPNKRVIVTFVKVRHAAARQAAASPTALQPTKAMTVWQPGTAQTTTTPRKVATAGVIAWPHRVIPAAWGLALHSPVVMVAPRRAMVVGPGKKAPRNGTGVFLPWTVGPKKHTKHLPPRFQKGRLPSPLEAQA, encoded by the exons atggcggcggcggcgggagcgGGGGACGCGACCGCGGTGTACGCGAGGGACGCGATGATCGCGTGGTTCCGGGGGGAGTTCGCGGCGGCGAACGCGATCATCGACGAGCTGTGCGGCCACCTGGCGCAGATCGAAGGCGGGGAGGAGTACGAGGCAGCGTTCGCGGCCATACACAGGCGCCGCCTCAACTGGATCCCGGTTCTCCACTTGCAGAAGTACTTCTCCATCGCCGACGTCTCCGCCGAGCTCCGCCTCGTGGTGGCTAACCGCGCGGCGGCCGCCTCCTTCGCCCCGGACGACCCTCCCGCGGAGGAGGAACCTGCTGCTCCCGAGGCGGTAGTTGCCGACCCCAAGGTCGCGGTCGAGGAAGAAGCGACGGCGGCGGCAGAGGAGAAACCTTCCGGAGATTCTTCGGATCAAAGGGGCGTCGAAGACGGTGAAGCGTACGGAG GACCCCAAGAAGCACCATCTTCATCGGACAAGGCCGATGTGAAAGCAGAAGTAGATGGCTCGGTGCGTCCGGAGAGGATTAAGATCTCGAAAGGTTTTGTGGCCAAGGAGTCGGTGAAAGGGCACATG GTCAATGTTGTGAAGGGTCTCAAGTTGTACGAGCACATCTTCACAGACTCGGAGCTGCTCACGCTCTCTGAATTCGTAGATGAGCTCCGCCTTGCGGGGCGCGGCGGCGAACTCCCAG GTGAGACGTATATATTCTTCAACAAAGAAATGAAAGGGAACAAGAGAGAGATCATTCAGCTTGGCGTCCCACTATTCCAATCAACGACGGAGGCAGCAA GTAACATCGAACCAATTCCCTCCGAGTTGCAGACTGTAATCGATCACTTGGTTCAATGGCGTTTGATACCGGAGACTAGGAAGCCCGACAGTTGCATCATCAATTTCTTCGACGAG GATGAGCACTCGCAGCCGTACTTCAAACCTCCGCATTTGGACAATCCCATTTCCACACTCGTCCTCTCGGAAACTACGATCGCTTTTGGGCGGTCTCTTGTTAGCGATCATGAAGGAAACTATAAGGGTTCCTTGACGGTTCCCATCAAGCAAGG GTCACTCCTAGTCATGCGCGGTAACAGCGCGGACATGGCGAGGCACGTTGTTTGCGCTTCACCGAACAAGAGGGTCATCGTCACATTCGTGAAGGTGAGACATGCCGCCGCTCGCCAGGCGGCGGCTTCGCCTACCGCGTTGCAGCCAACCAAGGCGATGACGGTTTGGCAACCCGGGACAGCACAGACGACGACGACACCGCGGAAGGTGGCTACCGCGGGGGTCATCGCCTGGCCTCATCGCGTGATACCGGCCGCATGGGGATTGGCTCTCCACAGCCCCGTGGTAATGGTGGCGCCGCGCAGGGCGATGGTTGTGGGCCCTGGCAAGAAGGCGCCCCGCAATGGCACGGGCGTGTTCTTGCCGTGGACGGTCGGCCCCAAGAAGCACACCAAGCATCTTCCTCCTCGGTTTCAGAAGGGGAGGCTGCCATCTCCGTTAGAAGCGCAGGCATAG
- the LOC103986252 gene encoding uncharacterized protein LOC103986252 isoform X2, with amino-acid sequence MSFFFKPSSQSKPDPAELAGAIKESFLSLDTTTIAKALEEVEKNVLSMRQMLSGDAETEPNQDHISQLVVEICKGDVLALFIHKLPTLSWEARKDLMHCWSILLRHNVDSRYCCVEYIENHLELLDFLIICYNNKEIALSCGNMLRECIKYPTLAKCILESRSFELFFKYVELPTFDIASDALATFKDLLTKHEMIVSQFLSSHYVQFFELYEKLLTSPNYVTRRQSLKDTSKNIQISAFHIFKVFVANPNKPREIIEVLIDNHEELLMSLQNLPMSKGEDDQFEEEKDLIIKEIEELCNLSKATTA; translated from the exons ATGTCCTTCTTCTTCAAGCCGTCGTCGCAGTCCAAGCCGGACCCGGCGGAGCTCGCCGGGGCCATCAAGGAGAGCTTCCTCTCTCTCGACACCACCACCATCGCGAAG GCTCTTGAAGAAGTCGAAAAGAATGTCCTTTCAATGAGGCAAATGCTTTCAGGGGATGCAGAAACCGAACCAAATCAAGATCATATTTCACAGTTGGTTGTTGAAATATGCAAAGGGGATGTCCTTGCTCTATTCATTCATAAGTTGCCAACTTTGAGTTGGGAA gcCAGAAAAGATTTGATGCACTGTTGGTCCATTTTATTAAGGCATAACGTTGATTCTAGATATTGTTGTGTGGAATATATTGAGAATCATTTGGAACTTTTGGACTTCCTCATTATCTG TTACAACAACAAAGAGATTGCGTTGAGCTGTGGTAACATGCTGAGGGAGTGCATCAAATATCCAACTCTTGCAAA ATGTATCCTGGAATCAAGGAGCTTTGAATTATTTTTCAAATATGTGGAACTGCCAACATTTGATATTGCTTCAGATGCTCTTGCTACCTTCAAG GACTTGCTTACAAAACATGAAATGATAGTCTCTCAGTTTTTGAGTTCACATTACGTTCAG TTCTTTGAGCTTTATGAAAAGCTATTGACATCTCCTAACTATGTAACAAGAAGACAATCCTTGAAG GACACAAGCAAAAATATCCAGATTTCTGCCTTCCACATTTTCAAG GTATTTGTTGCTAATCCGAATAAGCCACGGGAAATTATTGAGGTTTTGATAGACAATCATGAAGAGCTGTTGATGTCACTGCAAAATCTTCCCATGAGCAAAG GTGAAGATGATCAATTTGAAGAGGAGAAAGATTTAATCATCAAGGAGATTGAAGAACTTTGCAATCTATCGAAGGCCACGACGGCATAG
- the LOC103986252 gene encoding uncharacterized protein LOC103986252 isoform X1 — MSFFFKPSSQSKPDPAELAGAIKESFLSLDTTTIAKALEEVEKNVLSMRQMLSGDAETEPNQDHISQLVVEICKGDVLALFIHKLPTLSWEARKDLMHCWSILLRHNVDSRYCCVEYIENHLELLDFLIICYNNKEIALSCGNMLRECIKYPTLAKCILESRSFELFFKYVELPTFDIASDALATFKDLLTKHEMIVSQFLSSHYVQFFELYEKLLTSPNYVTRRQSLKILSDFLLEPQNLQIMKRYILEVRFLHIMMALLKDTSKNIQISAFHIFKVFVANPNKPREIIEVLIDNHEELLMSLQNLPMSKGEDDQFEEEKDLIIKEIEELCNLSKATTA; from the exons ATGTCCTTCTTCTTCAAGCCGTCGTCGCAGTCCAAGCCGGACCCGGCGGAGCTCGCCGGGGCCATCAAGGAGAGCTTCCTCTCTCTCGACACCACCACCATCGCGAAG GCTCTTGAAGAAGTCGAAAAGAATGTCCTTTCAATGAGGCAAATGCTTTCAGGGGATGCAGAAACCGAACCAAATCAAGATCATATTTCACAGTTGGTTGTTGAAATATGCAAAGGGGATGTCCTTGCTCTATTCATTCATAAGTTGCCAACTTTGAGTTGGGAA gcCAGAAAAGATTTGATGCACTGTTGGTCCATTTTATTAAGGCATAACGTTGATTCTAGATATTGTTGTGTGGAATATATTGAGAATCATTTGGAACTTTTGGACTTCCTCATTATCTG TTACAACAACAAAGAGATTGCGTTGAGCTGTGGTAACATGCTGAGGGAGTGCATCAAATATCCAACTCTTGCAAA ATGTATCCTGGAATCAAGGAGCTTTGAATTATTTTTCAAATATGTGGAACTGCCAACATTTGATATTGCTTCAGATGCTCTTGCTACCTTCAAG GACTTGCTTACAAAACATGAAATGATAGTCTCTCAGTTTTTGAGTTCACATTACGTTCAG TTCTTTGAGCTTTATGAAAAGCTATTGACATCTCCTAACTATGTAACAAGAAGACAATCCTTGAAG ATTCTCTCGGATTTCCTTTTGGAACCCCAAAATTTGCAAATAATGAAGCGCTACATTTTAGAAGTTCGGTTCTTGCATATTATGATGGCATTACTAAAG GACACAAGCAAAAATATCCAGATTTCTGCCTTCCACATTTTCAAG GTATTTGTTGCTAATCCGAATAAGCCACGGGAAATTATTGAGGTTTTGATAGACAATCATGAAGAGCTGTTGATGTCACTGCAAAATCTTCCCATGAGCAAAG GTGAAGATGATCAATTTGAAGAGGAGAAAGATTTAATCATCAAGGAGATTGAAGAACTTTGCAATCTATCGAAGGCCACGACGGCATAG